In the Mycolicibacter sp. MU0102 genome, one interval contains:
- a CDS encoding AAA family ATPase — translation MSSRQNPRTPGVSGVLPSLRGRDAECEQLRETLAAARGGRSQVLVLRGEAGIGKTVLLDYLAESAPDFHVIRAAGVESDMELAFAGLQQLCAPVADGIDLLPEPQREALAIAFGMSSGSAPDRFLVGLAVLGLLAGVATRQPVLCLIDDAQWLDRVSAQTLGFVARRLRAEPVALVCALREPVDGLTGLPKLMLRGLADADARAVLESALPGRIDSQVADRIVAETHGNPLALLELPRGLSAAELAGGYYRPDVVPVAGQIERHYLARVHALPDDAQRLLLLAAAEPVGDAALLLRAAGESGLAAAAIAPAEEAGLIEVGARVRFRHPLVRSAIYRAASLEERRDAHRALAQATDPAHDPDRRAWHRAHAAPGPDESVAAELERSADRAALRGGTAAAAAFLARATELTPDPLRRGSRALDAAEAKREVAEIDAAAVLLGTAELAPLDELQRARLARMRAQLAFTRGRGSGHTSTVLDSVHQFFSAASRLEPIDAVMAQETLLEAVSAAMYAGRAFGAQVRQHTAAALAAGVRTNRPADLLLLALTTRISAGCQAGLEPLRAAIAALTPNTWSWQAFPIGYEAAVHDVWDDQAWYRIANDAVRVATDTGALAMLPVALTTRAGVHVQAGEFAAARALIADADALSAASGQTPVRYHALALAAWTGEEAAATALIDAAARSGAARGEGRIIALIGYASAVLNNGLGRYQSACEALRRVLEYEDLGLYGWNLAELVEAGVRGGELTLAAEALAQLAERTTVSGTDWGLGVLARSRALLCDGPAAEDHYVEAVERLERTRIAVDLARAHLVYGEWLRREKRRGDARRQLRTAHEMFTGFGAQAFAQRSRRELQVIGDKVSGKAAPGGDVMTPQERQIAELAGAGLTNVEIGAQLFISAHTVEWHLRKVFAKLGIRSRRELRDIAVGR, via the coding sequence CCGACATGGAGCTGGCCTTCGCCGGGCTGCAGCAGCTGTGCGCACCGGTGGCCGACGGGATCGACCTGTTGCCCGAACCGCAGCGCGAGGCGCTGGCTATCGCGTTCGGCATGAGCAGCGGATCGGCGCCGGACCGATTTCTGGTCGGGCTGGCGGTGTTGGGCCTGCTTGCCGGGGTCGCCACCCGGCAGCCGGTGCTGTGTCTGATCGACGATGCCCAGTGGCTCGATCGGGTTTCGGCTCAGACGCTGGGGTTCGTAGCCCGCCGGTTACGGGCCGAACCCGTCGCGTTGGTGTGCGCACTGCGGGAACCCGTCGACGGACTGACCGGACTGCCGAAACTGATGTTGCGCGGCCTGGCCGACGCCGACGCGCGCGCCGTGCTGGAGTCGGCGCTGCCGGGCCGGATCGATTCCCAGGTCGCCGACCGGATCGTCGCCGAGACTCACGGCAACCCGCTGGCGTTGTTGGAACTGCCGCGGGGGCTGTCCGCGGCCGAGTTGGCCGGCGGCTACTACCGCCCCGACGTGGTACCGGTGGCGGGACAGATCGAACGCCATTACCTGGCCCGGGTTCATGCGTTGCCAGACGACGCCCAACGACTCTTGTTGCTGGCTGCCGCCGAGCCGGTGGGGGATGCGGCGCTGTTGCTGCGGGCGGCCGGTGAGTCGGGCCTGGCGGCCGCGGCCATCGCTCCGGCAGAGGAGGCCGGCCTGATCGAGGTGGGCGCGCGGGTGCGGTTCCGGCATCCACTGGTGCGTTCGGCGATCTACCGCGCGGCGAGTCTGGAAGAGCGCCGCGATGCCCACCGCGCGCTGGCGCAGGCCACCGACCCGGCGCACGACCCCGACCGGCGGGCGTGGCATCGCGCCCATGCGGCGCCCGGCCCGGACGAATCGGTCGCCGCGGAGCTGGAACGTTCTGCTGACAGGGCGGCATTGCGCGGTGGAACCGCCGCGGCGGCAGCATTTTTGGCTCGTGCCACCGAACTGACGCCCGACCCGCTGCGGCGCGGGTCCCGGGCGCTCGATGCCGCCGAAGCCAAGCGGGAGGTGGCTGAAATAGACGCCGCCGCAGTCCTGTTGGGCACCGCCGAGCTCGCACCGCTCGACGAGCTGCAGCGTGCTCGGCTGGCCCGGATGCGCGCGCAGTTGGCGTTCACCCGTGGCCGCGGGAGCGGACACACCTCCACCGTTCTTGACTCAGTTCACCAATTCTTCAGCGCGGCAAGTCGTTTGGAGCCCATTGACGCGGTGATGGCGCAAGAGACCCTGTTGGAGGCGGTCAGTGCGGCGATGTATGCGGGCCGGGCATTCGGGGCGCAGGTGCGCCAGCACACCGCGGCGGCGCTGGCAGCGGGCGTGCGGACGAACCGGCCGGCTGACCTGCTGCTGCTTGCGTTGACCACCCGTATCAGCGCCGGCTGCCAGGCCGGCCTGGAGCCGTTGCGTGCCGCGATTGCCGCACTGACCCCAAACACCTGGTCATGGCAGGCGTTTCCGATCGGATACGAAGCCGCCGTGCATGACGTGTGGGACGACCAGGCCTGGTATCGGATCGCCAATGACGCCGTGCGGGTCGCGACCGACACCGGTGCGCTGGCCATGCTGCCGGTCGCGTTGACGACCCGGGCCGGCGTACACGTGCAGGCCGGCGAGTTCGCGGCGGCGCGCGCGCTGATCGCCGACGCCGACGCCCTGAGCGCGGCGTCCGGTCAGACCCCGGTGCGCTATCACGCGCTGGCGTTGGCGGCCTGGACGGGCGAGGAAGCCGCGGCGACCGCGCTGATCGACGCCGCGGCCCGCAGCGGGGCCGCCCGCGGGGAGGGCCGCATCATCGCGCTGATCGGCTACGCCTCCGCGGTGCTCAACAACGGCTTGGGCCGCTACCAGTCGGCATGCGAGGCGCTGCGCCGGGTGCTGGAGTACGAGGATCTGGGCCTCTACGGGTGGAACCTGGCCGAACTGGTGGAGGCCGGGGTGCGCGGCGGCGAGCTGACATTGGCCGCCGAGGCGCTGGCGCAGCTGGCCGAACGCACCACCGTCAGCGGAACCGACTGGGGGCTGGGCGTATTGGCCCGCTCGCGAGCGCTGCTGTGTGACGGCCCCGCCGCCGAGGACCACTATGTCGAGGCCGTCGAGCGGCTGGAGCGCACCCGGATCGCCGTGGACCTGGCGCGTGCGCACCTGGTGTACGGGGAGTGGCTGCGCCGGGAGAAGCGGCGCGGTGACGCGCGTAGGCAGCTGCGCACCGCCCACGAGATGTTCACTGGGTTCGGGGCGCAGGCCTTCGCGCAGCGCAGCCGCCGCGAACTACAGGTGATCGGCGACAAAGTCAGCGGCAAGGCCGCGCCCGGCGGTGACGTGATGACACCACAGGAGCGGCAGATCGCCGAGCTGGCCGGTGCCGGCCTGACCAATGTCGAGATCGGGGCCCAGCTGTTCATCAGTGCTCACACCGTCGAATGGCACCTGCGCAAGGTCTTCGCCAAGCTGGGAATCCGCTCGCGCCGCGAACTGCGCGACATCGCTGTCGGCCGCTGA